Within the Arthrobacter sp. V1I7 genome, the region CGATGCCGTCGCCCTGCTGCTGGAGCGTCTGGACGCCGCCCGCTCGCTGCAGGACATGCCGGTGGATGCCGCTGTCCCCGTCTGGGGAGAACTGGTGCGCCGGCTCAGCCTGGTGCCCGACGGCCGGCCGGAGTGGCGGGAATTCGGCCACGTGGCCGCCCGTGCCGAACAGTGGAGCGATGAGCTGCCGGAGAGCTGGGAACACCTGGGCCGTCCCTTCCCGCGCTGGCTGCTGGAAGCGGCACTGGAAGTCTGCCAGACGCGCGGCGCCGTCGGCCGGCGCGCGGGGAAGGATGTGCTGGTCCATGCCGACCTGCACTTTTTGAACGTCCTGGCCCGTCCGGCCCCGTCCGCCGGACTGGCCGGACTGGCCGGACTGGCCGGACTGGGCGGACTGGGCGGTGCAGACGCTACGAAAGGTGCGGCCGCGGCCAGCTACGCCGCCATCGACCCGCAGCCCATGATCGGCGAGGCAGAATTTTCGGTGGCTCCGCTGCTGTGGAACCGGATTCCCGAGCTGTCCCGGGCGGATCCGGAACGGGGCCTGCTGGAGCGCTGCCGGGACTTCGGTGCCGCCGCCGGCCTCGACGCCGAAGCCGCCCGTCAGTGGAGCCTGGCCCGGGAAGTGGACAACGCCCTCTGGTACGCGTCGAAACCCCGCCACGAAGGGGACCTGGCGCGCTCGCTCTGGGTGGCCAGCACGCTGGCCGGACGCACCCTGCCGGGGCTGCCCGCAGCGCATGATCTGCCGACTCCAGGGACGGCGGCAGCTTAACTGACGCCGGCAGCCTAACTGGTGTGCCCGCGGACTGCCGCCACGGCGTCCCGGACGGCACCGACGGCGGTCGCCACATCGGCGTCGTCCGTGCTCCAGTTGCTGACCGAGATCCGCAGGATGTCCCGCTCCTGCCACCGGGAACCCGACATCCAGACCCGGCCGTCAGCCATTATCCGTGCCGTCACCGCCCGGGTCGTGGCGTCGTCGCCGAAGGCCAGCGAAACCTGGGTGTAGTCGACGTCGTTCAGCACCTCGACGCCGTCAACGGCAGACAATTGTTCGGCCAGCTGCGAGGCATGCCGCACGAGCCCACGGACCTGCGCGGCAACGCCGTCCCGGCCCAGCTCTTTCAGCGCCGCCCACACCGGCACCCCGCGGGCCCGGCGGGACAACTCGGGAACCTTCTCAAACGGGTCCCCGGGACCATCCGGGTCCTGGATCAGGTAGCTGGTGTGCACTCCCATCGCCGAACGCAGTGCCCGGACATCCCGGACGATCGCGATCCCGCAGTCGTACGGGGCATTGAGGGTCTTGTGCGCGTCGGTCCCCCACGAATCGGCGAGCTGCAGCCCTGCCGTCAACCCGGAGAGCTCCGGAACGGCGGCTGCCCAAAGCCCGAACGCCCCGTCCACGTGGACCCAGGCGCCGTGTGCCTTCGCGGCGGCAATTGTCTCGGTGAAGGGGTCGAAGGCGCCGGAGTGCAGGTTCCCGGCCTGCAGGCAGACCAGCAGCGGGGCCGGGCCTGAGCCGCTGGCGCCGCTCAGCGCCGCGCGGTCCAGGGCGCAGTCCAGTTCCGCCGCGTCGATCCGACCCTGCCGGTCGGCAGGCACAACGGTGGGCCGTCCCAGCCCCAGGTAGCGCAGGGCAAGATCAATGGTGTCGTGCCGTTCCTGCCCCACAAGGCAGTGGATCCGGGGCGCGCCCGACAGGCCGTCGCGGTCCAGGTCCCAGCCTGCCTCGGTCAGCAGCCGCCAGCGGGCCGCAGCCAGGCCGGTGAAGTTTGCCATGGTGGCGCCGGTGGTAAAGCCGACGTCGGACTCTTCCGGGAGCCCCAGGAGCTCAAGCAACCAACTGCCGGCAGCTTCCTCGATGGCCGCCGTCGCGGGAGTGGCATAGCGGAGCCCGGTGTTCTGGTCCCAGGCGCTGACCAGCCAGTCTGCGGCCAGGGCCGCCGGGAGGGTGCCGCCGATAACCCAGCCGAAGAATCGTCCGGAAGGCATCGCCATCAGGCCCGGCTCGGCCTTCGTGGCCAGGTAATCCACGACCTCCTTGGCCGGCATGCCGGCTCTGGGCAGTGGACCGCCGAACTCGGCCGCCAGTGCCGCCGCGGCAGTGCGTGGGCTGACCTGGCGGGTTTCCTGGCTCTCCAGCCACCGGTGTGCGTGCCGGGCTGCAGCCTCCAATGCGTCGCTGTAGCGGTCTTCTGGTGCTGACATAGCTGCATGCTACGCCCGCTGCTGCCGTCCCGGGAGTGGCTCGGGAGGAGCGCTCGAGGGGGCCGGCCCGGCGGAAGCGCCTCAGGGATAAGAATCCTGCCAGATGTCGTAGCCGAGCTTGAGGATCAGCGCCGCCACGACCACGAGGAACACGATCCGGATGAACCTGCTCCCTTGCTTGACCGCCGTCCGGGC harbors:
- a CDS encoding pyridoxal-dependent decarboxylase, producing the protein MSAPEDRYSDALEAAARHAHRWLESQETRQVSPRTAAAALAAEFGGPLPRAGMPAKEVVDYLATKAEPGLMAMPSGRFFGWVIGGTLPAALAADWLVSAWDQNTGLRYATPATAAIEEAAGSWLLELLGLPEESDVGFTTGATMANFTGLAAARWRLLTEAGWDLDRDGLSGAPRIHCLVGQERHDTIDLALRYLGLGRPTVVPADRQGRIDAAELDCALDRAALSGASGSGPAPLLVCLQAGNLHSGAFDPFTETIAAAKAHGAWVHVDGAFGLWAAAVPELSGLTAGLQLADSWGTDAHKTLNAPYDCGIAIVRDVRALRSAMGVHTSYLIQDPDGPGDPFEKVPELSRRARGVPVWAALKELGRDGVAAQVRGLVRHASQLAEQLSAVDGVEVLNDVDYTQVSLAFGDDATTRAVTARIMADGRVWMSGSRWQERDILRISVSNWSTDDADVATAVGAVRDAVAAVRGHTS
- a CDS encoding aminoglycoside phosphotransferase family protein — protein: MSQPADVPIPPDLNRRYSATASGRDWLASLPRLVHRCLDQWNLALDSAPGRLPWHGHGAIVVPVRRLDADGGTPESAVLKIAYPHDEAMVERHALTLWAGDGAVRLLAADADAVALLLERLDAARSLQDMPVDAAVPVWGELVRRLSLVPDGRPEWREFGHVAARAEQWSDELPESWEHLGRPFPRWLLEAALEVCQTRGAVGRRAGKDVLVHADLHFLNVLARPAPSAGLAGLAGLAGLGGLGGADATKGAAAASYAAIDPQPMIGEAEFSVAPLLWNRIPELSRADPERGLLERCRDFGAAAGLDAEAARQWSLAREVDNALWYASKPRHEGDLARSLWVASTLAGRTLPGLPAAHDLPTPGTAAA